Proteins co-encoded in one Megalops cyprinoides isolate fMegCyp1 chromosome 1, fMegCyp1.pri, whole genome shotgun sequence genomic window:
- the slx4 gene encoding LOW QUALITY PROTEIN: structure-specific endonuclease subunit SLX4 (The sequence of the model RefSeq protein was modified relative to this genomic sequence to represent the inferred CDS: substituted 1 base at 1 genomic stop codon), giving the protein MDDSDPEFADLCSKLLKRVRKDTAKREEGSQRLTQSPRPAPSQSKSLAKKRKPKNEAEPDARRQLDPPSRARCDGGRDVRSVSQATVPSAPGPKEDGPAGLQGSQSQNGVVRGLGVKEKVLRRMQQFKWVSPKKLARAETAQPERSSPGTDHAAVPSSRNAGPPQGPQGDEALALRLQQEMDREAQVEVQPVDLEEAGLFFCQLCQRDLSAMTAERRSQHMNRCLDQSEDSGPRPPAPPAVPECPICGKGFKSQKSRAAHLKRCSADMGVPPALLLQALQRQAAETASDSAAGQPPPAAGSKRRALSDPNRPPRKKQRKKAPPMDEDTMVALALSRSMEEQKEKERELEREALLTAPPAAPAPAPAAAADLRWRSDAGKRRGKKKKKKGDPPTPPPLLLVQDPGAALARLQDRVAALLLRARPPTPPTPAYRTSSLPGWDGAAPLWQKSALRDGGASSVQEYYTPELSPPIEPWVSTTQEKQSVAGPVPAPLTPSVELSRKDGDPSSVSPSPRVGSQTLCDLMELAEEGMTLTQWGYTRGPTQDKEASVADLHLSGFVPESTEPAVATDSAVRVPLHLLLLLLYLSLSLPYLXLRAVAFAHQPQQVALSRLAADLSSMVNNPQLSDVQLQVDSGEVFFAHSFMLYARCPLLVQMVHDSGFGVQEEGMASAQRVLLGEVPPGAAHALLQFLYTAHCPLTPTLVPHVQELAVRLGLPELEQLCLRCPGGVAAESWVEFREQEENEEENRGEQNFLELLRSMWEEEEEEGEEEGGGGGEGGGAGVEGGGEGVGDGLALGDGEDLGEEKVDEDELVEIYQFAATQRKMESGREGEEDSREEEEESREEEEESREEEKEGEGGSAGTEADDEQEEGAGREKGAEVLQSQFSCVRTKEPITDTAREEADTGLTSHFHSNISSTHGGGVSTSQVADEGMDQAGRGPDGASQPSLGHKADTSLDRSYNRLFSEPWGEYMEPSQQSARRSQPAGAGGSRGGGLGACSPLCGTGSRLQSSHSEADVIDLSVSPPLLPSAGLSPGEAGGASFVAGGLRGRYSQTHRSPERSPLPSRDVKRESQGRRSSPDRPEPELIVLSDSGEECDGDAGSPAVRRSAPPLPGGTSQAPTSRDSAGGCTVEADGSAEMSWLIPGTPEPPGRATRGAGTQTHQSMRRTRLFPREESAPGKSQSSSSSSSSGEASAVAEPAGASQSPSQVRRSAVGTVGPGRRPAGGSVRNPSCALNHESDASDERSSERSPIFTAPSSQPRRSGTARGSLLNGTLSHGVPPPASSTPLPPQASRSSSALCEQERLLESPQSKGRSSSGESPRRRGQVSLCLSLSDSSPSPQKDTGAGGRGRGLPEQRRLSAESRHFHSPEGGAVSQQKEREGERSKGRTEEEKEGERMEGRTEVKKEEEIMEEEEKEVEEAQSFLQQSFGTMDPPMAFDDSWGLCEMQGLAPRFSLRLDSSTGVSPPERGAGENGAQDIRTPPPPPSPPHERSNPHTSLLDSKIWDDWEGEEEERVSLPLSQRVASTALTKRVKELKTPVAACKKGPLVPITPMPGFSDMDTPELKNRLNRFGVRPLPKRQMVLKLKEIHQYTHQLMTSESEDEGSAPRPSADPALKPSSVSLAFKQPERPVAGVWSKDSPRKGAGREEEGERLSASQGSTASSTAASEDSDRSNPELCHLSDDGDSDSDEVTASQAVSRDAQKLQAVRCFIQSDPELYGRVLQYEPLVLSQLQARLRAQGIRLGATKLLDFLDSQCITITTAKPAKGGPTRGRGRGRGGGDRRRRGGATKASD; this is encoded by the exons ATGGACGACTCCGACCCGGAGTTCGCGGACCTCTGCTCGAAGCTTCTCAAGAGGGTCCGCAAGGACACCGCCAAAAGGGAGGAGGGCAGCCAAAGGCTGACGCAGAGCCCCCGTCCTGCGCCGTCCCAAAGCAAAAGCTTAGCGAAAAAGAGGAAGCCGAAGAACGAGGCGGAACCCGACGCGCGGAGACAGCTGGACCCTCCGTCCCGCGCGCGGTGCGACGGAGGACGGGATGTTCGCTCTGTTTCCCAGGCAACCGTGCCCTCCGCGCCGGGCCCGAAGGAGGACGGGCCGGCGGGTTTGCAGGGGAGTCAGAGTCAGAACGGGGTCGtgcgggggttgggggttaAGGAGAAGGTGCTGCGCAGGATGCAGCAGTTTAAGTGGGTCAGTCCAAAGAAGCTGGCGCGCGCGGAGACTGCACAGCCCGAGAGATCGAGCCCGGGCACTGACCATGCTGCCGTCCCGTCGTCACGAAACG CAGGCCCTCCTCAGGGGCCCCAGGGGGACGAGGCCCTGGCCCtcaggctgcagcaggagatGGACAGGGAGGCGCAGGTGGAGGTGCAGCCGGTGGACCTGGAGGAGGCGGGCCTGTTCTTCTGCCAGCTCTGCCAGAGGGACCTGTCGGCCATGACCGCCGAACGCCGCTCCCAGCACATGAACAG GTGTCTGGACCAGAGCGAGGACAGCGGGCCAcgccccccggccccgcccgcgGTACCCGAGTGCCCCATCTGTGGGAAGGGGTTCAAGTCCCAGAAGAGCCGGGCCGCCCACCTGAAGCGCTGCTCCGCAGACATGGGCGtgccccctgccctgctgctgcaggccctGCAGAGGCAGGCCGCCGAGACCGCCAGCGACAGCGCCGCGGGCCAACC GCCCCCGGCAGCAGGTTCGAAGAGGAGGGCCTTATCGGACCCGAACCGGCCGCCCAGGaagaagcagaggaaaaagGCTCCGCCCATGGATGAGGACACCATGGTGGCGCTGGCCCTTTCGCGCTCCATGGAGgagcagaaagagaaggagagggagctggagagggaggcccTGCTGACTGCTCCTCccgctgctcctgctcctgctcctgctgctgctgcagacctGCGCTGGAGGTCTGATGCAG GGAAGAGGCGcggaaagaagaagaagaaaaaaggggaTCCCCCCACGccgccccctctcctcctcgtGCAGGACCCCGGTGCCGCCCTCGCCCGGCTGCAGGACAGAGTCGCGGCCCTGCTGCTCCGCGCGCGGCCTCCCACCCCGCCGACTCCCGCCTACCGCACCAGCTCCCTCCCGGGTTGGGATGGTGCTGCCCCCCTGTGGCAGAAGAGTGCGCTGCGGGACGGAGGAGCGAGCTCAGTGCAGGAGTACTACACCCCGGAGCTCAGTCCGCCCATCGAGCCCTGGGTGTCGACCACG CAGGAGAAGCAGAGTGTGGCCGGCCCTGTCCCGGCCCCACTGACGCCCTCGGTGGAGCTCTCCCGCAAGGACGGTGACCCCAGCTCCGTGTCCCCCAGCCCCCGGGTGGGCAGTCAGACCCTGTGTGACCTGATGGAGCTGGCAGAGGAGGGCATGACCCTCACCCAGTGGGGTTACACCCGAGGCCCCACACAGG ATAAAGAGGCCAGCGTGGCCGACCTTCATCTCAGCGGCTTCGTCCCGGAGAGCACAGAGCCTGCAGTGGCCACTGACAGCGCAGTAAGAGtgcctctccacctcctcctcctcctcctctacctctctctctccctcccatacCTCTAACTACGTGCCGTTGCATTTGCACACCAGccccagcaggtggcgctgtcCAGGCTGGCCGCAGACCTGAGCAGCATGGTCAACAACCCGCAGCTGAGTGACGTCCAGCTGCAGGTAGACAGCGGCGAGGTCTTCTTCGCCCACTCCTTCATGCTGTACGcccgctgccccctgctggtccaGATG GTGCACGACTCTGGCTTTGGAGTCCAGGAGGAGGGCATGGCCAGCGCCCAGCGGGTGTTGCTGGGCGAGGTGCCCCCCGGGGCGGCACACGCCCTGCTGCAGTTCCTCTACACCGCCCACTGCCCCCTCACGCCCACGCTGGTGCCACACGTCCAGGAGCTGGCTGTCAG GCTGGGTCTccctgagctggagcagctgtgtttgCGCTGTCCGGGGGGAGTTGCAGCGGAGTCGTGGGTGGAATTtcgggagcaggaggagaacgAGGAGGAGAACCGCGGGGAGCAGAACTTCCTGGAGCTGCTGCGTTCCAtgtgggaggaagaggaggaggaaggggaggaagaggggggtggaggaggagaggggggaggggcgggggtggagggaggtggagagggcgTGGGAGACGGGCTCGCTCTCGGAGATGGGGAGGACCTGGGGGAGGAGAAGGTGGACGAGGACGAGCTGGTGGAGATCTACCAGTTCGCAGCCACGCAGAGGAAGATGGagtctgggagagagggagaggaagacagcagagaggaggaggaggagagcagagaggaggaggaagaaagcagagaggaggagaaggagggagagggagggagtgctGGCACAGAGGCTGATgatgagcaggaggagggagcagggagagagaagggagctGAGGTGTTACAAAGCCAGTTTTCCTGCGTCAGGACCAAGGAGCCGATTACAGATACAGCAAGAGAGGAGGCAGACACAGGTCTGACCTCACATTTCCATAGCAACATCTCCAGCACACATGGAGGAGGGGTCAGCACCAGTCAGGTGGCAGATGAGGGGATGGACCAGGCCGGCAGGGGACCGGATGGGGCGTCCCAGCCCAGCCTGGGCCACAAGGCCGACACCAGCCTGGACAGGAGCTACAACCGCCTGTTCTCTGAGCCCTGGGGCGAGTACATGGAGCCCTCCCAGCAGAGTGCCCGGCGGTCCCAGCCGGCCGGGGCGGGGGGCTCCAggggagggggtttgggggcCTGCAGCCCCCTGTGTGGTACAGGGTCTCGGCTCCAGTCGTCCCACAGCGAAGCGGACGTCATCGACCTGTCCGTCAGcccgcccctcctccccagcGCGGGGCTGTCCCCGGGAGAGGCGGGCGGGGCCTCGTTCGTCGCCGGGGGTCTGAGGGGCCGGTACAGCCAGACGCACCGCTCGCCGGAGCGCTCGCCCCTCCCCAGCCGCGATGTGAAACGGGAGAGCCAGGGTCGGCGATCCAGCCCCGACCGGCCCGAACCGGAGCTGATCGTGCTCTCGGATTCGGGAGAGGAGTGCGACGGGGATGCCGGGAGCCCGGCTGTGCGGAGGAGTGCCCCCCCTCTGCCCGGTGGCACCTCCCAGGCCCCCACCTCCCGGGATTCGGCGGGCGGGTGCACGGTGGAGGCCGACGGCTCGGCCGAAATGTCCTGGCTGATCCCGGGGACGCCGGAGCCGCCCGGCCGGGCCACGCGGGGGGCCGGCACTCAGACACACCAAAGCATGCGCCGCACCCGGCTCTTCCCCAGGGAGGAGTCCGCCCCCGGCAAGTCTcaatcttcctcctcctcttcctcctcgggGGAGGCCTCGGCCGTCGCCGAGCCTGCTGGTGCGTCTCAGAGCCCCTCCCAAGTCCGGCGCAGCGCTGTGGGCACGGTGGGGCCCGGGCGGAGACCGGCCGGCGGCAGCGTCCGCAACCCCAGCTGCGCCTTAAACCACGAGAGTGACGCCTCAGATGAGCGCAGCAGTGAGCGCTCCCCCATATTCACAGCCCCTTCCTCCCAGCCCAGACGCTCAGGTACGGCCAGAGGGTCCCTCCTGAACGGGACACTGTCCCACGGCGTCCCCCCGCCCGCCAGcagcacccctctcccccctcaggCCTCCAGGAGCTCCTCGGCCCTCTGTGAGCAAGAGCGCCTCCTAGAGTCCCCGCAGAGCAAAGGCAGGTCCAGCTCAGGGGAGAGCCCGCGCAGGAGGGGTCAGGTGTCGCTGTGCCTGTCCCTCTCAGACTCCTCCCCGTCTCCGCAGAAAGACACGGGCGccggggggcggggccgggggtTGCCAGAGCAACGCAGGCTGTCCGCAGAGTCGAGGCACTTCCACAGTCCCGAAGGGGGAGCGGTTTCAcaacagaaggagagggagggagagaggagtaaAGGAAGAAccgaggaggagaaggagggagagaggatggaagGAAGAACAGAGGtaaagaaggaggaagagattatggaggaggaggagaaggaggtggaggaagcGCAGTCTTTCCTTCAGCAGAGCTTCGGCACGATGGACCCGCCCATGGCGTTTGACGACTCGTGGGGGCTCTGTGAGATGCAGGGGCTAGCGCCCCGCTTCAGTCTGAGGCTGGACTCCAGCACAGGGGTCAGTCCACCCGAGCGGGGAGCAGGAGAGAATGGGGCACAGGACATCCGAAcacctcccccgcccccctcacccccccacgAGCGCAGCAACCCCCACACCAGCCTGCTGGACTCCAAGATCTGGGATgactgggagggagaggaggaggagagggtgagccttcctctctctcagagggTGGCCTCAACAGCCCTCACAAAGAGAGTAAAGGAACTAAAGACGCCAG TGGCAGCATGTAAGAAAGGCCCGCTGGTGCCCATCACCCCCATGCCAGGGTTCTCTGACATGGACACCCCCGAACTGAAGAACCGGCTCAACAG GTTCGGGGTGCGCCCGCTCCCCAAGCGCCAGATGGTCCTGAAGCTGAAGGAGATCCACCAGTACACCCACCAGCTGATGACCTCTGAGTCTGAGGACGAGGGCTCCGCCCCTCGCCCCTCCGCAGACCCCGCCCTGAAGCCCAGCTCTGTCTCCCTGGCATTCAAGCAGCCGGAGAGACCCGTGGCGGGGGTGTGGTCCAAGGACTCCCCCCGGAAAGGAGCGGGGcgtgaggaggaaggggagcgGCTGTCGGCCTCTCAGGGGTCCACGGCCTCTTCCACTGCGGCCAGCGAAGACTCGGACAG GTCCAATCCGGAGCTGTGCCACCTGTCTGACGACGGCGACTCGGACAGCGACGAGGTGACGGCCTCTCAGGCGGTGTCGCGGGATGCACAGAAGCTGCAGGCGGTGCGCTGCTTCATCCAGTCGGACCCGGAGCTGTACGGCCGGGTCCTGCAGTACGAGCCACTGGTTCTGTCCCAGCTGCAGGCCCGACTCAGGGCCCAGGGAATCCGCCTGGGTGCCACCAAGCTGCTGGACTTCCTGGACTCCCAGTGCATCACCATCACCACGGCCAAACCTGCTAAGGGCGGCCCCACccgggggcggggcaggggcagagggggcggggacaggaggaggaggggaggggcgaCTAAGGCCTCAGACTGA